In the genome of Acidimicrobiia bacterium, one region contains:
- a CDS encoding hemerythrin domain-containing protein yields the protein MAIAVCEYCGCRRVPEIARLGAEHDVIDGVIAEVRKADPEEIAPLLDRLATLLRPHVEREEEGLFAEARSAGLGSYFVDDLEDDHRRFAAALEHREDLRGAPLERLLDDLDHHIAIEEYDLFPACSETLRDEHWQAIEAL from the coding sequence GTGGCGATCGCCGTGTGTGAGTACTGCGGCTGTCGCCGGGTGCCCGAAATCGCTCGCCTGGGGGCGGAGCACGATGTCATCGACGGCGTCATCGCCGAGGTTCGCAAGGCCGATCCGGAAGAGATCGCTCCGCTTCTCGATCGCCTCGCCACGCTGCTCCGACCCCACGTGGAGCGTGAGGAGGAGGGGTTGTTCGCAGAGGCCCGCAGCGCCGGGCTCGGGTCGTACTTCGTCGACGATCTCGAAGACGACCACCGCAGGTTCGCCGCCGCCTTGGAACACCGGGAGGACCTGCGCGGCGCCCCGCTGGAGCGACTCCTCGACGACCTCGATCACCACATCGCCATCGAGGAGTACGACCTCTTCCCGGCCTGCTCGGAGACCCTGCGCGACGAGCACTGGCAGGCGATCGAAGCCCTCTGA
- a CDS encoding sulfurtransferase TusA family protein: MSDQKPSAVLDNRRSGCATGLIRADAAIDRLGPGEVLAILTRDRFAPAEVRLWAEKAGHRLVAVERAGVWPLRYRRLLVERGETP, translated from the coding sequence GTGAGTGATCAGAAGCCTTCGGCGGTGCTCGACAACCGCCGGTCGGGTTGTGCCACCGGCCTGATCCGAGCCGACGCGGCCATTGACCGGCTAGGGCCCGGGGAGGTCCTGGCCATCCTAACCCGGGACCGTTTCGCCCCGGCCGAGGTCCGGCTGTGGGCGGAGAAGGCGGGGCACCGCCTGGTCGCCGTGGAGCGGGCCGGCGTCTGGCCGCTGCGGTACCGACGGCTGCTGGTGGAGCGCGGGGAGACGCCGTAG
- a CDS encoding TfoX/Sxy family protein, which yields MAYDLGLAEDVRAHIGTRADVTEKTMFGGLAFLIGGNMAVGVNGADLMVRVGKDDHEEAIARPGARTMDFTGRPMEGWVVVAPEGTSNDAALEAWIEQGIAFAAGLPPK from the coding sequence ATGGCATACGACCTGGGCCTCGCAGAAGACGTCCGCGCCCACATCGGCACCCGGGCCGACGTCACAGAGAAGACCATGTTCGGCGGGCTCGCCTTCCTCATCGGCGGAAACATGGCAGTCGGTGTGAACGGAGCCGACCTGATGGTGAGGGTGGGGAAGGACGATCACGAGGAGGCGATCGCCCGACCCGGGGCGCGCACCATGGACTTCACCGGTCGTCCGATGGAGGGCTGGGTGGTGGTGGCGCCCGAGGGGACCTCGAACGACGCCGCCCTCGAGGCTTGGATCGAACAGGGGATCGCCTTCGCCGCAGGCCTGCCGCCCAAGTAG
- a CDS encoding HAMP domain-containing sensor histidine kinase — MNGHGPSAFEILGGRWTAPGWMRPLFRWDALTVGLGAHGVALFLLDEMTRPALGAGIVAGFVAWRAAMRFWRLRTRDPLSAHRIEMIRAVGSLLLAAGLVASDGGTESPFFFWPLIILAWNALVHSVDDFGILIAVTLATYIAVVALVRDYTATSMARFGLLVIFCGVLQVGILRLRTQGRHSAELTRLLREVLDRAPVGLAVADEETGEVAFANEDFTGLGLNDDEVRDAAARAHLAQVGGEALVLDRPEPDGTIRHIRVIAGTPEVRTTATVILTTEDVTDRVEMHEERRRFLQMLNHQLRTPLTPIMAYSELLAAGELERAEAERAVAEIIGAARRLNRLFTRMASIVQVQEERHHMLAPSKMAAVLRALRAIEPSIVEGVDVEGDPEIQVLTHEPTAATALFELLDNGRKYGVAPRRLAWSEEHGEVTITVSDCGSGPASTDPFTPWGNGADPGTDPDAGTALGLPHAHVLVSLLGGELTLERDQGRCTFLMRLPQPI; from the coding sequence ATGAACGGACATGGTCCGTCGGCGTTCGAGATCCTCGGAGGGCGCTGGACGGCGCCAGGCTGGATGCGACCGCTGTTTCGCTGGGACGCACTGACCGTCGGCCTCGGTGCCCACGGTGTGGCGCTGTTCCTCCTGGACGAGATGACGCGGCCTGCGCTGGGAGCGGGCATCGTCGCCGGATTCGTGGCCTGGCGCGCCGCAATGCGGTTCTGGCGCCTGAGAACCAGAGATCCGCTGAGCGCGCATCGCATCGAGATGATCCGGGCGGTGGGAAGCCTGCTGCTGGCGGCAGGGTTGGTGGCGTCCGATGGCGGCACCGAGAGCCCGTTCTTCTTCTGGCCGCTGATCATCCTCGCCTGGAACGCCCTGGTGCACTCGGTGGACGACTTCGGGATCCTCATCGCCGTCACCCTGGCGACCTACATCGCGGTGGTGGCGCTGGTCCGGGACTACACGGCGACCTCGATGGCCCGGTTCGGGTTGCTGGTGATCTTCTGCGGCGTCCTGCAGGTGGGGATACTTCGGCTCCGGACCCAGGGGCGTCACAGCGCCGAGCTGACCCGGTTGCTGCGCGAGGTGCTCGACCGGGCGCCGGTGGGGTTGGCGGTCGCCGACGAGGAGACCGGCGAAGTCGCCTTTGCCAACGAGGACTTCACCGGGCTGGGCCTGAACGACGACGAGGTCAGGGATGCCGCCGCAAGGGCCCACCTGGCCCAGGTCGGCGGGGAGGCGCTGGTGCTCGACCGTCCCGAGCCCGACGGCACGATCCGCCACATACGCGTCATCGCCGGGACCCCGGAGGTTCGCACCACGGCGACCGTGATCCTCACCACAGAGGACGTCACCGACCGGGTGGAGATGCACGAGGAACGGCGGCGCTTCCTGCAGATGCTCAACCATCAGTTGCGCACGCCCCTCACCCCCATCATGGCCTATTCGGAGCTGCTCGCAGCAGGCGAGTTGGAGCGCGCAGAGGCGGAACGGGCCGTCGCCGAGATCATCGGCGCCGCCCGCAGGCTCAACCGCCTGTTCACCCGGATGGCGAGCATCGTCCAGGTGCAGGAGGAGCGCCATCACATGCTGGCTCCATCGAAGATGGCTGCGGTGCTTCGGGCGCTGCGGGCGATCGAGCCGAGCATCGTGGAGGGCGTCGACGTGGAGGGCGACCCGGAGATCCAGGTGCTCACCCACGAGCCGACCGCCGCCACCGCCCTGTTCGAACTGCTGGACAACGGGCGCAAGTACGGGGTGGCTCCGCGTCGCCTGGCCTGGTCGGAGGAGCACGGCGAGGTCACCATCACCGTCTCGGACTGTGGGTCGGGTCCGGCCTCGACCGACCCGTTCACACCGTGGGGAAACGGCGCCGACCCCGGAACCGACCCCGACGCCGGCACCGCCCTCGGCCTGCCCCACGCCCACGTGCTGGTGTCTCTTCTCGGCGGCGAGCTGACACTGGAGAGGGATCAGGGCCGCTGCACCTTCTTGATGCGCCTCCCCCAGCCGATCTGA
- a CDS encoding DUF2249 domain-containing protein, with the protein MRVEETTLDIRPIAPRDRHPLIFSEWEALAPGEGFVLVNDHDPVPLFYQFQATKPGEFTWDHLESGPEVWRVRIGRPGE; encoded by the coding sequence ATGAGAGTGGAAGAAACGACGCTAGACATCCGACCGATCGCGCCAAGGGATCGCCACCCCTTGATCTTCTCGGAGTGGGAGGCACTCGCCCCCGGTGAGGGGTTCGTGCTGGTGAACGACCACGACCCGGTGCCGCTGTTCTATCAGTTCCAGGCGACCAAGCCGGGCGAGTTCACCTGGGATCACCTGGAGTCCGGGCCCGAGGTGTGGCGGGTGCGCATCGGCCGCCCCGGTGAGTGA
- a CDS encoding MarR family transcriptional regulator: MDRLPDDARIRVWQGLMRVHADVTAALDAALMGGHRLPLSWYQVLVELRLAGGSMRMHRLAETATLSRSATTRLVDRIEGAGLVERRVCPEDRRGMEVLLTEQGRKVQRSAAPTALRGLQQHLGRHLTQEQAEALAELLAKIASGQAASCPADGERESPSTATVVDDH, translated from the coding sequence ATGGACCGCCTCCCCGATGATGCCCGGATCCGGGTGTGGCAGGGCCTGATGCGGGTCCATGCCGATGTGACGGCCGCCCTCGACGCGGCCCTCATGGGTGGGCACCGGCTTCCCCTCTCCTGGTACCAGGTGCTCGTCGAGCTGCGGCTCGCCGGAGGGTCGATGCGGATGCACCGCCTGGCAGAGACGGCGACGCTGAGCCGCTCGGCCACCACCCGCCTCGTGGACCGGATCGAGGGTGCCGGCCTGGTCGAGCGGCGGGTTTGCCCCGAGGACCGAAGGGGCATGGAGGTTCTCCTCACCGAACAGGGCCGCAAGGTCCAGCGAAGTGCCGCCCCCACGGCCCTGCGGGGGCTTCAACAACATCTCGGCCGGCACCTGACCCAGGAGCAGGCGGAGGCGCTCGCCGAACTGCTGGCGAAGATCGCGAGCGGCCAGGCCGCTTCCTGCCCCGCCGACGGCGAGAGGGAGTCTCCATCGACGGCGACGGTCGTCGACGACCACTGA
- a CDS encoding ferritin: MPAELETRFNDQVTMELASANAYLQMSAHFAARNLTGMSRWMRLQAEEERAHADRFLDFVLDRGNRALIGALPAPLESFDTPADAFAAALEQERAVTKAIHDLYRLADTQGDLASIPFLQAFISEQTEEEATVETILERLRLAGNDAGALILIDQELGGRTA, translated from the coding sequence ATGCCCGCCGAACTGGAGACGAGGTTCAACGACCAGGTGACGATGGAGCTGGCCTCGGCCAACGCCTACCTGCAGATGTCGGCTCACTTCGCAGCCCGCAACCTCACCGGAATGAGCCGCTGGATGCGACTCCAGGCAGAGGAGGAGCGCGCCCACGCCGACCGTTTCCTCGACTTCGTACTCGATCGAGGCAACCGGGCGCTGATCGGGGCGCTCCCCGCCCCGTTGGAGTCGTTCGACACGCCCGCCGACGCCTTCGCCGCCGCACTCGAACAGGAGCGAGCGGTGACCAAGGCGATCCACGACCTCTATCGCCTCGCCGACACCCAGGGGGACCTGGCGAGTATCCCGTTCCTGCAGGCCTTCATCTCGGAGCAGACCGAGGAGGAGGCGACCGTGGAGACGATCCTGGAGCGGCTCCGCCTGGCCGGCAACGACGCCGGCGCACTGATACTCATCGATCAGGAGTTGGGAGGCCGGACAGCCTGA
- a CDS encoding alpha/beta fold hydrolase: MTTRLRGLRKWVWFVAPQRIDHAGLHGAQSVAAPNAIGLPEEELWLQAPGGPRLHAWFIPVEGTAPAVVVLHGWGGNASLMLPLAPHLHRAGFHSLFLDVSNHGRSDRRRFVSMPRFADDLEVALGWLSGRDEVSTLGVVGHSVGGGAAILSASRGCALQALVSVASPADPGALMRQQMASAPRPVRAAALGIIQKAIGQPFDDFAPRNRIALVQAPTLLVHGAADQVVPLENLHQLAAASPDAEVLIVDDAGHSDLDRFLPHVDRITGFLGRHLLR; the protein is encoded by the coding sequence GTGACCACCAGGCTGCGCGGCCTGCGCAAGTGGGTGTGGTTCGTCGCCCCGCAACGGATCGACCATGCCGGCCTTCACGGGGCGCAGAGCGTGGCCGCCCCCAACGCCATCGGCCTTCCCGAGGAGGAGTTGTGGCTGCAGGCTCCGGGCGGTCCCCGGCTCCATGCCTGGTTCATCCCGGTCGAGGGGACCGCTCCCGCCGTGGTCGTACTCCACGGCTGGGGTGGGAACGCCTCCCTGATGCTCCCGCTGGCCCCGCACCTGCATCGGGCCGGGTTCCACTCGCTGTTCCTCGACGTGTCCAACCACGGCCGGTCGGACCGTCGCCGGTTCGTGTCGATGCCCCGTTTCGCCGACGACCTCGAGGTGGCCCTCGGGTGGCTCTCGGGGCGCGACGAGGTGTCCACCCTCGGTGTCGTCGGCCACTCGGTCGGCGGCGGTGCGGCGATCCTCAGCGCCTCGCGCGGGTGTGCACTGCAGGCCCTGGTGTCGGTGGCGTCGCCGGCCGACCCCGGCGCTCTGATGCGTCAGCAGATGGCTTCGGCGCCGCGACCGGTGCGCGCTGCCGCCCTGGGGATCATCCAGAAGGCCATCGGGCAGCCCTTCGACGACTTCGCCCCCCGCAACCGGATCGCACTTGTGCAGGCACCGACCCTGCTGGTGCACGGAGCCGCCGACCAGGTGGTGCCCTTGGAGAACCTCCACCAATTGGCGGCGGCGAGTCCCGACGCCGAGGTGCTGATCGTCGACGACGCCGGCCACAGCGACCTGGACCGCTTCCTTCCCCACGTCGATCGAATCACCGGATTCCTGGGTCGGCACCTGCTTCGTTAG
- a CDS encoding class III extradiol ring-cleavage dioxygenase — translation MVTSEVDTARPMPALFLSHGAPPLADDPVWTDQLAAWSAAIPRPTSILVVSAHWEAAPATIGATTTVPLVYDFWGFPERYYQVTYPAPGAPGLADDVEAILGAGVRRDPTRGLDHGAYVPLVEMYPDADVPVLQLSMPTLDPAALFEMGRRLAPLRQAGVLIVGSGFTTHNLREMNWHAGPDSEPPSWSAEFDAWMDRAVAAGDVDSLLDFQGRAPAAPIAHPRTEHFAPLFVALGAAAESDPVGSTALSGFWFGLSKRSVQFG, via the coding sequence ATGGTGACGAGCGAAGTCGACACCGCCCGGCCGATGCCTGCGCTGTTCCTCTCCCACGGCGCCCCGCCGCTGGCCGACGACCCGGTGTGGACCGACCAGCTGGCAGCGTGGTCGGCGGCCATCCCTCGCCCGACTTCGATACTCGTCGTCTCCGCCCACTGGGAGGCGGCGCCGGCGACGATCGGTGCCACCACGACCGTCCCCCTCGTCTACGACTTCTGGGGCTTCCCCGAGCGTTACTACCAGGTCACCTACCCGGCCCCGGGTGCACCCGGGCTCGCCGACGACGTGGAGGCGATACTCGGTGCAGGCGTGCGGCGTGATCCGACCCGCGGGCTGGACCACGGCGCCTATGTCCCCCTGGTCGAGATGTACCCCGACGCCGACGTGCCGGTGCTCCAGTTGTCGATGCCGACCCTGGATCCAGCCGCCCTGTTCGAGATGGGGCGGCGCCTGGCGCCGCTGCGCCAGGCCGGCGTGTTGATCGTGGGCAGCGGGTTCACCACCCACAACCTTCGGGAGATGAACTGGCACGCCGGCCCGGACTCGGAACCACCCTCGTGGTCGGCCGAGTTCGACGCCTGGATGGACCGGGCCGTGGCGGCGGGCGACGTCGATTCCCTGCTCGACTTCCAGGGGAGGGCCCCGGCGGCGCCGATCGCCCATCCCCGCACCGAGCACTTCGCCCCGCTGTTCGTGGCCCTGGGTGCTGCGGCCGAATCGGACCCCGTCGGCAGCACCGCCCTCTCCGGATTCTGGTTCGGTCTGTCGAAGCGTTCGGTTCAGTTCGGCTGA
- a CDS encoding DUF488 family protein, whose product MVDQVSVKRVYDPPGDEDGTRMLIDRMWPRGVRRAYWPGNAWRPDLAPSTELRRTFHGDDVDFERFATQYRDELDANPAIEGVLAIEGTLTLVTAARNPQRSHAAVLAAYLVERAGR is encoded by the coding sequence GTGGTCGACCAGGTCTCGGTGAAGCGGGTCTACGACCCGCCCGGCGACGAAGACGGCACCCGCATGCTGATCGATCGGATGTGGCCGCGTGGGGTGCGCCGGGCCTACTGGCCGGGGAACGCCTGGAGGCCGGACCTGGCCCCTTCGACCGAACTGCGTCGCACATTCCACGGGGACGATGTGGACTTCGAGCGGTTCGCCACCCAGTACCGGGACGAGCTCGACGCCAACCCCGCCATCGAGGGGGTGCTCGCCATCGAGGGCACCCTGACCCTGGTCACGGCTGCGCGCAACCCGCAGCGGTCACATGCCGCCGTCCTCGCCGCCTACCTGGTGGAGCGGGCGGGCCGGTAG
- a CDS encoding YceI family protein: MTTRTETTLPAAGTWTLDKSHTSVAFVARHLMVTKVRGTFDDFDGTVIVGENPEDSTVDVTIGLASVDTGAPDRDNHLRSADFFDVEKFPQMRFVSTSVESAGDNWLLTGDLTIRDVTRPVVLEMSYEGMATDPWGTQHAAFSASAEIDREDWGLTWNVALEAGGWLVSRKVKIEIDAQLIPAS; this comes from the coding sequence ATGACCACCCGCACCGAGACCACCCTTCCCGCAGCAGGCACCTGGACGCTGGACAAGAGCCACACCAGTGTCGCCTTCGTCGCCCGCCACCTCATGGTGACCAAGGTGCGCGGTACCTTCGACGACTTCGACGGCACTGTGATCGTCGGCGAGAACCCCGAGGATTCGACAGTGGATGTGACCATCGGACTGGCCTCGGTGGACACCGGGGCGCCCGATCGTGACAACCACCTGCGCAGCGCCGACTTCTTCGATGTGGAGAAGTTCCCGCAGATGAGGTTCGTGAGCACCTCGGTGGAATCGGCCGGCGACAACTGGCTGCTGACCGGGGATCTCACCATCCGCGACGTCACCCGTCCCGTGGTCCTGGAGATGTCGTACGAGGGGATGGCCACCGATCCGTGGGGCACCCAGCACGCCGCATTCTCGGCCTCCGCCGAGATCGACCGCGAGGACTGGGGCCTCACCTGGAACGTGGCCCTCGAGGCCGGAGGTTGGCTGGTCTCGCGCAAGGTGAAGATCGAGATCGACGCCCAGCTGATCCCCGCATCCTGA
- a CDS encoding TetR family transcriptional regulator, which produces MSGDTTLRERKKLRTRRAIEGAALDLFEKQGFDGTTVEDVAAAAEIAPRTFFHYFPSKEDVVLADYAARLDRLVAELEGGPADASAWRALRAAFVAVSADYESERAQMLRRFQIITTAPSVGARSLQLQADWETTVAGIVAGWLGTDPDRLIAPRLLAGAALSAMRASMALWLAGGGKESLPELMARCFDLLDTGLGEINDHGTARP; this is translated from the coding sequence ATGTCCGGTGACACCACCCTGCGGGAGCGCAAGAAGCTGCGCACCCGGCGCGCCATCGAAGGCGCCGCCCTCGATCTCTTCGAGAAGCAGGGATTCGACGGCACCACGGTCGAGGATGTCGCCGCTGCAGCCGAGATCGCCCCCCGGACCTTCTTTCACTACTTCCCGTCCAAGGAGGACGTGGTCCTCGCCGACTACGCCGCTCGCCTCGACCGGCTGGTTGCGGAGTTGGAGGGAGGGCCCGCCGATGCCTCTGCGTGGCGGGCGCTGCGGGCGGCGTTCGTCGCCGTGTCGGCCGACTACGAGAGCGAGCGGGCGCAGATGCTGCGCCGGTTCCAGATAATCACCACGGCTCCCTCCGTCGGAGCCCGCAGCCTGCAGCTCCAGGCGGATTGGGAGACCACCGTGGCCGGGATCGTCGCCGGCTGGCTGGGGACGGATCCCGACCGCTTGATCGCGCCCCGGCTGCTCGCCGGAGCCGCCCTCTCCGCCATGCGGGCCTCGATGGCCCTGTGGCTGGCCGGAGGCGGCAAGGAGTCCCTGCCCGAACTGATGGCCAGGTGCTTCGACCTCCTCGACACCGGCCTGGGGGAGATCAACGACCACGGAACCGCCCGGCCGTGA
- a CDS encoding hemerythrin domain-containing protein codes for MIETTMRRLAGPGTDLAEFSADAAAKRVLGVSPGMRVVLVGLEAGQEIPAHAPDTDLAVAILHGDARVLIGDDLHELRAGDVATVPAGDVRGMEAGPVGMVAMFASSPPPSETHFDSVRPDLEWPQRDEVGEAISMAVSAEHAHLRPAVEGLGELASEIVTMDEAERQVRLAEAIAFLRDDLLEHSVTEEEVLYPPAELVLRARGGAARALALGHDRIAQMVADLESAVERDDVAHLPCILYSLRAVVLLHLDQEERVYVPALAGATTAEATVMGAALGLTLSGGDRRV; via the coding sequence ATGATCGAGACGACCATGCGGCGGCTGGCAGGGCCCGGCACCGATCTCGCCGAGTTCAGTGCCGACGCTGCCGCCAAGCGGGTACTTGGAGTGTCGCCGGGGATGCGGGTCGTGTTGGTGGGGCTCGAGGCCGGGCAGGAGATCCCGGCCCACGCCCCCGACACCGACCTGGCGGTGGCCATCCTCCACGGCGACGCCCGAGTGCTGATCGGCGACGACCTCCACGAGCTCCGGGCCGGCGACGTGGCCACCGTTCCTGCCGGCGACGTTCGCGGGATGGAGGCGGGACCGGTCGGGATGGTCGCCATGTTCGCCTCCTCGCCGCCCCCGTCCGAGACCCACTTCGACTCGGTTCGTCCCGACCTGGAGTGGCCGCAGCGCGACGAGGTGGGGGAGGCGATCTCGATGGCCGTGTCCGCCGAGCACGCCCATCTGCGCCCGGCGGTGGAGGGCCTCGGGGAGCTCGCATCCGAGATCGTCACCATGGACGAGGCCGAGCGCCAGGTCCGACTCGCCGAGGCGATCGCCTTCCTTCGGGACGACCTGCTGGAGCACTCGGTCACCGAGGAGGAGGTCCTCTACCCCCCGGCCGAGCTGGTCCTACGGGCCCGGGGCGGAGCTGCTCGAGCACTGGCCTTGGGCCACGATCGGATCGCCCAGATGGTGGCCGACCTCGAATCGGCCGTCGAGCGGGACGACGTCGCCCACCTTCCGTGCATTCTCTACTCGCTGCGGGCGGTGGTGCTGCTCCACCTCGACCAGGAGGAGCGTGTCTACGTGCCTGCTCTCGCCGGCGCCACCACCGCCGAGGCGACGGTGATGGGTGCCGCCCTCGGGCTGACCCTGTCTGGTGGCGATCGCCGTGTGTGA
- a CDS encoding MMPL family transporter yields the protein MLARLGRFAAAHPWRYVAAWMLAAALLVGSVAIVGPAFTSKITAPASESSAGLDLLASEFPDAGGDSGTIVFAADQGVEDSEVASAMAGLFEAVTDIDGVVNVLSPYSPMGAGQISALGDSAGKVAYAQLVLEPGTTTDDGARISDEIAALSPDIAGLEIALGGDMFRDREPPSSEMLGLAFAIFVLILSFGSVLAMGLPIATALAGVGTGVAATALLSNLVEMPDFAATIGIMIGLGVGIDYALFIVTRYQQHLGAGESITESMAASLDSAGRAVLFAGVTVVVSLLGMVLMGVGFVTGLAFAAATTVLLTMAASVTLLPALIGLAGQRIQITRWSGMIASLLVAIALIGVALGVPVLRFALIPAVVVLIAGRFGGPLSKTITLRKERPVEATGAYRWSRFVQRRATIITVSASVVLAIAALPLFSIQLGFTDAGNDPEGTTTREAYDLLEAGFGAGANGPLVLITTLPEGADPMALQGVTATLGDVEGVAQVSVGIPNDPQQPTAMLWRLTPETGPQDEATSDLVHRLRDEAIPGIDADLGTEILVAGSVAANIDFSDYLAERIWYFYGAVLLISFLFLMAVFRSVLVPLKAVSMNLLAIGAAYGVVVAVFQWGWGGSLLGIEPGPIEPFVPMMLFAIVFGLSMDYEVFLLTRIREEYDRTADNTSAVADGLAATARVITAAALIMVFVFASFVLEDMRTVKVLGLGLAAAVAIDATVIRMLLVPATMELLGDRNWWIPKWLDRVLPNLVVEPRRVEAEMAPVE from the coding sequence GTGCTCGCCCGACTCGGTCGCTTCGCAGCCGCCCACCCCTGGCGATACGTCGCCGCCTGGATGCTCGCCGCCGCCCTGCTCGTGGGGAGCGTGGCGATCGTCGGTCCGGCATTCACCTCCAAGATCACCGCCCCGGCATCGGAGAGCAGTGCCGGGCTCGACCTGCTGGCGAGTGAGTTCCCCGACGCCGGCGGCGACTCGGGCACGATCGTGTTCGCCGCCGACCAGGGGGTCGAGGACTCCGAGGTGGCATCCGCCATGGCCGGCCTCTTCGAGGCGGTGACGGATATCGACGGGGTGGTCAACGTCCTCAGTCCCTACTCCCCGATGGGCGCCGGCCAGATCTCGGCCCTGGGCGACTCCGCCGGCAAGGTGGCGTACGCCCAGCTGGTGCTCGAACCGGGCACCACCACCGACGACGGGGCGAGGATCTCCGACGAGATCGCCGCCCTCTCCCCCGACATCGCCGGGCTGGAGATCGCCCTCGGCGGCGACATGTTCCGCGACCGGGAACCTCCCAGCTCGGAGATGCTGGGCCTGGCCTTCGCCATCTTCGTGCTCATCCTCTCGTTCGGATCGGTGCTGGCCATGGGGCTGCCCATTGCCACCGCCCTGGCCGGGGTCGGCACCGGGGTGGCGGCCACCGCCCTGCTCAGCAACCTGGTCGAGATGCCCGACTTCGCAGCAACGATCGGGATCATGATCGGCCTCGGCGTCGGAATCGACTACGCCCTCTTCATCGTCACCCGGTACCAACAGCACCTCGGGGCCGGCGAGTCGATCACCGAGTCGATGGCGGCATCGCTCGACAGCGCCGGGCGGGCGGTGCTCTTCGCCGGCGTGACCGTGGTGGTGTCGCTCCTGGGAATGGTGCTGATGGGGGTCGGCTTCGTCACCGGCCTGGCCTTCGCCGCCGCCACCACGGTGCTGCTCACCATGGCGGCTTCGGTGACACTGCTCCCTGCCCTGATCGGGCTGGCGGGCCAGCGCATCCAGATCACCAGGTGGAGCGGCATGATCGCCTCGCTCCTGGTCGCCATCGCCCTGATCGGCGTCGCCCTGGGGGTTCCGGTGCTTCGCTTCGCCCTCATCCCCGCAGTGGTGGTGCTGATCGCCGGAAGGTTCGGCGGCCCGCTCTCCAAGACGATCACCCTGCGCAAGGAGAGGCCGGTCGAGGCCACAGGCGCCTACCGATGGAGCCGCTTCGTGCAACGGCGAGCGACCATCATCACCGTCTCGGCGTCGGTGGTGCTGGCAATCGCCGCCCTCCCCCTGTTCTCGATCCAGCTCGGGTTCACCGACGCCGGCAACGACCCTGAGGGCACCACCACCCGGGAGGCGTACGACCTGCTGGAGGCCGGGTTCGGCGCCGGCGCCAACGGGCCCCTGGTCCTGATCACCACCCTCCCCGAGGGTGCCGACCCGATGGCGCTCCAGGGTGTGACGGCCACCCTGGGGGATGTGGAGGGTGTCGCCCAGGTGTCTGTGGGCATCCCCAACGATCCGCAGCAGCCGACGGCGATGCTCTGGCGCCTCACCCCCGAGACCGGGCCGCAGGACGAGGCGACGTCCGACCTGGTCCACCGGCTGCGCGACGAGGCGATCCCCGGGATCGACGCCGACCTGGGCACGGAGATCCTGGTGGCCGGGTCGGTGGCGGCCAACATCGACTTCTCCGACTACCTGGCGGAACGCATCTGGTATTTCTACGGGGCGGTGCTGTTGATCTCGTTCCTGTTCCTGATGGCGGTGTTCCGTTCGGTGCTGGTGCCGCTAAAGGCGGTCTCCATGAACCTGCTGGCGATCGGTGCCGCCTACGGGGTGGTGGTGGCGGTGTTCCAGTGGGGCTGGGGAGGCTCGCTGCTCGGGATCGAGCCGGGCCCGATCGAGCCGTTCGTCCCGATGATGCTGTTCGCCATCGTCTTCGGGCTCTCCATGGACTACGAGGTGTTCCTCCTCACCCGGATCCGGGAGGAGTACGACCGGACCGCCGACAACACCAGCGCCGTCGCCGACGGGTTGGCGGCCACCGCCCGGGTGATCACCGCCGCCGCCCTGATCATGGTGTTCGTGTTCGCCTCCTTCGTCCTCGAGGACATGCGCACGGTGAAGGTCCTCGGGCTCGGGTTGGCGGCGGCGGTGGCCATCGACGCCACGGTCATCCGCATGCTGCTGGTCCCGGCGACCATGGAGCTGCTCGGCGACCGGAACTGGTGGATCCCGAAGTGGCTCGACCGGGTGCTCCCCAACCTGGTGGTGGAGCCGCGGAGGGTCGAGGCGGAGATGGCGCCGGTGGAGTGA